A DNA window from Candidatus Protochlamydia naegleriophila contains the following coding sequences:
- a CDS encoding phosphate-starvation-inducible PsiE family protein, whose amino-acid sequence MMTKHHTNFPLEVDSRLVRGLQVLILISIKLLACLMALVIIWSVIDVTYIIYQKALNPPFLLVNIEEVLTTFGAFLVVLIAIEIFLNIILYLRKDMSHLRLVVATALMAIARKVIILDYKETSPAHLWGIAGVIAALGLAYWLIHYTDQSQIDVDSSGERPA is encoded by the coding sequence ATGATGACAAAACACCACACAAATTTTCCACTCGAGGTCGATAGTCGTCTGGTTAGAGGACTGCAAGTGCTCATTTTGATCAGCATCAAGCTACTCGCCTGCTTGATGGCGCTCGTCATTATTTGGTCAGTCATCGACGTCACCTATATTATTTATCAAAAAGCTCTCAATCCTCCTTTTTTACTCGTCAATATTGAGGAGGTCTTGACAACATTTGGAGCCTTTTTAGTCGTATTAATCGCCATCGAAATCTTTCTCAATATCATTTTATATCTACGCAAGGATATGAGCCATCTTCGCTTGGTTGTCGCAACAGCTCTGATGGCGATAGCCCGAAAAGTGATCATTTTAGATTATAAGGAAACAAGCCCTGCACATCTTTGGGGAATAGCCGGAGTCATTGCTGCCTTAGGGCTGGCCTACTGGCTCATCCATTACACCGATCAGTCTCAAATTGATGTCGATAGCTCGGGCGAAAGGCCTGCTTAA
- a CDS encoding lipoyl protein ligase domain-containing protein, with product MQWQVIDSGRLPPAAIMEKDADLLRHLQPSSQPCLHLYEWSRPCLTYGYFTDPARYLEPSALNHHQLDMARRPTGGGIIFHLTDLAFSLLIPSSYPGLSVNTLDNYALINRRIAKAVQQFTSHSLKPILLAEEPACEADCHGFCMAKPTQYDLIIQGRKVGGAAQRRTKLGLLHQGSLSLALPPIALLQDVLKNEQSVVSAMQQHSFCLLQDGWTDQELCEARLILKELIKAAVMAT from the coding sequence ATGCAATGGCAGGTCATCGATTCTGGACGTTTACCTCCAGCTGCTATCATGGAAAAAGATGCCGACTTGTTGCGGCATCTTCAGCCGTCTAGCCAACCCTGCCTCCATTTGTATGAGTGGAGTCGTCCTTGCTTGACTTATGGTTATTTTACCGATCCCGCCCGCTATTTAGAGCCATCGGCGTTGAACCACCATCAACTCGACATGGCCCGCCGTCCCACTGGGGGAGGGATTATCTTTCATTTAACCGATCTCGCCTTTTCATTGCTTATTCCCTCTTCCTATCCCGGATTATCAGTTAATACTTTAGATAACTATGCCTTGATTAATCGACGCATTGCAAAGGCCGTCCAGCAATTTACGAGCCACTCGCTTAAGCCAATCCTTTTGGCAGAAGAGCCGGCATGCGAAGCAGATTGCCATGGATTTTGTATGGCCAAGCCGACTCAATATGATCTGATTATTCAAGGTAGAAAAGTAGGGGGAGCGGCTCAACGCCGTACTAAGCTAGGTCTGCTGCATCAAGGGAGCCTGTCCCTTGCTTTGCCTCCCATCGCCCTTTTACAAGACGTGCTTAAAAATGAACAGAGCGTAGTTTCAGCCATGCAGCAACACAGCTTTTGCCTGCTTCAAGATGGATGGACGGATCAAGAACTATGCGAGGCGCGTCTCATACTCAAAGAACTCATTAAAGCCGCTGTGATGGCTACTTAG
- a CDS encoding SurA N-terminal domain-containing protein, giving the protein MLDFFRRYQRYFFFVITIVIIISFSFFGTYSTLGSNTWREQLAFKAVDGREVTRSDVDEMAMFLGTDNEDKRLYGGAWGPNFLNDGVIRKEFFETGLAQELVQAYQEEMREPLNKRLEKEKKFALYTHPQARFLSAENAWSYFAPDLMTHLNVLQTAKDDSDAEAFDSRVKLFLAEKKFPSPMLKQVLRYQEKQYSWLAPDQELDRLDLSLFGYHTIEDWFTPHFTRLVSEFIINASILAEAQGYEVSKAEAMADLIRNTQLSYQQNQNNPSLGVASPEEYFNEQLRLLNMDQARAIKIWRQVLLFRRYFEDAGHSALVDTLAYQKFNDFSHESVTADLYRLPSALRLSNYDALQKFEIYLAAVGKGDRKDPLALPQEFLSVAEVERVHPELVQKRYVLEVAQAAQKNLQARIALKELWNWEVDDQNWTALKTQFPELGLKSGKTREERFEALDGLDSVTRSKVDAFARTAIVRSHPEWIAQALAAAEPQKMVVGLRTMGGKTPFSGLDKKEQRQDLIKLLDQATLDAAPAEHSLLQAYTADNQVYYRIRVIERAAQPEILTFAEAATDGTLDDVRTQILEKYYIAIREQNPSLYQRENKDWKAFKNVRDNVADQYFSKVLTALQPIQKALLAGEKEPATWSKDQAASLRFHASLQQAKAKMEKDPSQAAVLARKPATKEADTLGNRLPLKDQWLLEQTTVTLSRQDRIDAVNAQEAFELPVAGWSALNAPVNGDLAFFQVKERGEDTAKKEIAVAEQVKQAQALLSADAQRVLMQHALEKIKEKNAISLSYLQTPQELPANQPEAISSDN; this is encoded by the coding sequence ATGCTCGACTTTTTTCGCAGATATCAACGCTATTTTTTCTTTGTTATTACCATTGTTATTATCATTTCATTTTCCTTTTTTGGTACCTATAGCACGCTTGGTTCAAATACATGGCGTGAGCAGTTAGCTTTTAAAGCGGTAGACGGGCGGGAAGTGACTCGCTCAGATGTCGATGAGATGGCCATGTTTTTGGGGACTGACAATGAGGATAAACGACTGTATGGTGGTGCATGGGGACCCAATTTCCTCAATGATGGTGTCATCCGTAAAGAGTTTTTTGAAACTGGCTTGGCACAAGAGCTTGTGCAGGCTTATCAAGAAGAGATGCGCGAGCCTCTCAATAAACGCTTAGAGAAAGAGAAAAAGTTTGCTCTTTATACTCATCCGCAAGCGCGTTTTTTAAGTGCAGAGAATGCCTGGAGTTATTTTGCTCCTGACCTGATGACGCATTTAAACGTTTTGCAAACTGCAAAAGATGATTCTGATGCGGAAGCTTTCGATAGCCGTGTGAAGTTGTTTTTGGCAGAGAAAAAATTTCCTTCTCCGATGCTCAAACAGGTCTTGCGTTATCAAGAAAAGCAATATAGTTGGTTGGCTCCCGATCAGGAACTTGATCGTTTAGACTTGTCATTATTTGGTTACCATACAATAGAAGATTGGTTTACTCCTCATTTTACGCGCCTAGTCAGTGAGTTCATCATCAATGCCTCAATTTTAGCAGAAGCGCAAGGGTATGAGGTGTCAAAAGCAGAAGCGATGGCAGATTTGATTCGCAACACGCAATTAAGCTACCAGCAAAATCAAAATAATCCTTCATTGGGCGTCGCTTCTCCGGAAGAATATTTCAACGAGCAGTTGAGACTGCTGAATATGGATCAAGCGCGAGCCATCAAAATCTGGAGACAAGTCCTCTTGTTCCGTCGCTATTTTGAAGATGCCGGCCACTCAGCCCTAGTCGATACTTTGGCGTACCAAAAGTTCAATGATTTTTCTCACGAGAGTGTCACAGCAGACCTCTACCGCCTTCCCTCTGCTTTGAGACTCTCTAATTACGATGCATTGCAAAAATTCGAGATTTATTTGGCGGCTGTTGGTAAAGGAGACCGTAAAGATCCTTTGGCATTGCCTCAAGAGTTTTTGAGTGTGGCAGAAGTCGAGCGTGTTCACCCCGAGCTCGTACAAAAGCGTTATGTTTTAGAAGTTGCGCAAGCAGCGCAAAAGAATTTGCAAGCCCGCATTGCTCTAAAAGAGTTATGGAACTGGGAAGTTGACGATCAGAATTGGACTGCTCTTAAGACTCAATTCCCGGAGCTTGGCTTAAAGTCTGGTAAGACTCGTGAAGAGCGTTTTGAAGCCTTGGATGGCTTAGATAGTGTTACTCGTTCAAAGGTTGATGCATTTGCTAGAACAGCCATTGTTCGTTCTCATCCAGAATGGATTGCTCAGGCTTTAGCTGCTGCGGAACCACAAAAAATGGTCGTTGGTTTGCGAACAATGGGTGGAAAAACTCCTTTTAGCGGACTCGATAAAAAAGAACAGCGCCAAGACTTGATCAAATTATTGGATCAAGCCACCTTAGATGCTGCTCCAGCAGAGCATTCTTTGTTGCAAGCCTACACAGCAGATAATCAAGTCTATTACCGCATTCGCGTGATTGAGAGAGCTGCCCAACCAGAGATTTTGACATTTGCTGAAGCCGCTACTGATGGAACATTAGATGATGTTCGCACGCAAATATTGGAAAAATACTACATTGCTATTCGCGAGCAAAATCCATCACTTTATCAAAGAGAAAATAAAGACTGGAAAGCATTTAAAAATGTGCGTGACAATGTAGCTGATCAATATTTTAGCAAGGTGCTGACAGCTTTACAGCCAATACAAAAAGCTCTCCTTGCTGGCGAAAAAGAGCCAGCAACTTGGAGTAAAGATCAAGCAGCGTCACTGCGTTTCCATGCTTCTTTACAGCAAGCTAAAGCAAAAATGGAAAAAGATCCTTCACAAGCTGCTGTATTGGCTCGTAAGCCTGCTACAAAAGAGGCTGATACGCTTGGAAACCGCTTGCCGCTTAAAGATCAATGGTTGCTAGAGCAAACAACTGTTACTCTGAGCCGCCAAGACCGCATCGATGCAGTCAACGCACAAGAGGCTTTTGAGCTTCCTGTTGCTGGCTGGTCTGCTTTGAATGCACCAGTGAATGGAGATTTAGCCTTTTTCCAAGTCAAGGAAAGAGGGGAAGATACAGCTAAAAAAGAAATTGCCGTTGCCGAGCAAGTTAAGCAAGCACAAGCCTTGCTTTCTGCCGATGCTCAGCGCGTTTTGATGCAGCATGCCTTAGAAAAAATTAAGGAAAAAAATGCGATTTCTTTGAGCTACCTCCAAACTCCACAAGAGCTTCCAGCTAATCAGCCAGAAGCTATTTCATCTGATAACTAA
- a CDS encoding AMP-binding protein, which produces MSEKPLYRPIHHLFIRNARRSPWSLCLADEKHACLSRLTVLTRAILTARHLGSTPHFLGILLPTSLPAYIINLACTFSGRPIVNLNYTSGTASFSSALNQAGITTIITSRLWIKKISHIPIPDKTYLFIEDLSASFSLLEKVQAHLLGLFAPIKWLEKACGAKQAVTADDLLTIIFTSGSTGAPKGVSLTHFNVTANVEGVAQVTPSKSCQDKLLSILPLFHAFGYMHMWLGFNHCFGSILHHDPFDTLKIGDLIEQHRINIVMTTPSFLKTYLRRMPPEQFCSVHCILTGAEKLPLSLLLAFEERFGIRPIEGYGATECSPVIATNTLDSSYRGIYQTGAKAGTVGQAIPGVLTRIVDPETFEELPANQLGLLLIKGPNVMLGYLGREDLTKEVIKEGWYLTNDLASMDETGYLTIRDRLSRFSKIGGEMIPHGKIEEALHLAADKEELSFAVTAVPDPQRGELLVVVHTLLPDQIPPLLKRLNSLGLPNLFIPKQDHFIHVNALPLLGSGKIDLQTIKTLANSTFL; this is translated from the coding sequence ATGTCTGAAAAACCACTTTATCGCCCCATTCATCACCTTTTCATCCGCAATGCGAGGCGGTCGCCTTGGAGCCTGTGTCTAGCAGACGAAAAGCATGCCTGCCTATCTCGCTTAACCGTTTTGACAAGAGCCATTCTCACGGCCCGTCACTTAGGCTCCACGCCGCATTTTCTTGGAATTCTCCTCCCAACTAGCCTGCCAGCCTACATTATAAACCTTGCCTGCACTTTTTCTGGACGCCCTATTGTCAACCTCAATTACACAAGCGGTACAGCCAGCTTTTCTTCGGCTCTTAATCAAGCGGGCATTACAACAATTATCACGAGCCGTCTTTGGATAAAAAAGATCTCGCATATCCCAATTCCTGACAAAACCTATCTTTTCATAGAAGACCTCTCAGCTTCATTCTCCCTCCTGGAAAAAGTGCAAGCTCACCTTTTGGGCCTATTCGCGCCTATTAAATGGTTGGAAAAAGCCTGCGGAGCTAAACAAGCCGTTACGGCTGACGATCTTTTGACCATTATCTTTACGAGTGGATCGACTGGAGCACCTAAAGGTGTCTCTCTTACCCATTTCAATGTTACCGCAAATGTCGAAGGCGTAGCCCAGGTCACACCATCTAAGAGCTGCCAAGACAAATTATTGAGCATCCTCCCTTTATTTCACGCCTTCGGCTATATGCACATGTGGCTTGGATTCAATCATTGCTTTGGATCCATTTTACACCACGATCCCTTTGACACCTTGAAAATTGGCGATTTGATCGAACAGCATCGCATCAATATCGTCATGACAACCCCCTCCTTTTTAAAAACGTATTTGAGGCGAATGCCTCCCGAACAATTCTGTTCCGTCCATTGCATATTGACAGGAGCAGAAAAGCTCCCTCTATCTCTACTACTTGCTTTTGAAGAGCGGTTCGGCATCCGCCCCATTGAAGGATATGGCGCCACAGAATGCTCGCCAGTCATCGCAACCAACACCCTAGATTCAAGCTACAGAGGGATTTATCAAACAGGCGCAAAGGCTGGCACCGTTGGACAAGCCATTCCTGGCGTCTTAACCCGTATTGTTGATCCCGAAACCTTTGAAGAGCTCCCAGCAAATCAACTTGGGCTGCTTCTCATTAAAGGACCCAACGTCATGCTAGGCTATCTCGGAAGAGAAGATCTGACCAAAGAAGTGATAAAAGAGGGATGGTATCTGACAAATGACCTGGCTAGTATGGATGAAACAGGCTATTTAACAATCAGGGACCGCCTTTCTCGTTTCAGCAAAATTGGAGGAGAAATGATTCCCCACGGGAAGATCGAAGAAGCCCTGCACTTGGCTGCCGATAAAGAAGAACTTTCGTTTGCTGTCACAGCCGTACCCGATCCTCAAAGAGGAGAACTCCTAGTAGTCGTACATACCCTTCTTCCCGACCAGATTCCCCCTCTTCTCAAACGCTTAAACTCTTTAGGCTTACCCAACCTATTCATTCCAAAACAGGATCACTTTATCCACGTCAATGCACTGCCTTTACTTGGATCAGGCAAAATCGACCTCCAAACCATCAAGACGCTAGCCAATTCAACATTCCTGTAA
- a CDS encoding 1-acyl-sn-glycerol-3-phosphate acyltransferase, with protein MLLQALYRLNIKGLENIPQQGPALLLSNHLTGLEAFLLWLVIERPIRFVINESDGQKWWLKVFIRFLHVIQVPEHAAQQGLVAEVCRQLRHGYLVCFFLSKHTTRAVLTQAFQESLAEASKCANYLLVPLYLDCRWGGFVSFKNGCFF; from the coding sequence TTGCTACTTCAAGCTCTTTATCGTTTAAATATAAAGGGATTAGAAAATATCCCTCAGCAGGGGCCCGCATTACTGCTTAGCAATCATCTAACGGGGTTAGAGGCGTTTCTTTTATGGCTGGTCATTGAGCGTCCCATTCGATTCGTTATCAATGAAAGTGACGGACAAAAGTGGTGGCTGAAGGTTTTTATTCGCTTTTTACACGTTATCCAAGTCCCCGAACATGCTGCCCAACAAGGATTGGTTGCCGAAGTTTGCCGGCAGCTTAGGCACGGATACCTCGTTTGTTTTTTTCTATCCAAGCATACGACCCGCGCAGTACTCACTCAAGCCTTTCAAGAATCATTGGCAGAAGCGTCAAAATGTGCGAATTACCTCCTAGTTCCTCTTTACTTAGATTGCAGGTGGGGAGGTTTTGTATCTTTCAAAAACGGATGTTTTTTTTAA
- the gcvT gene encoding glycine cleavage system aminomethyltransferase GcvT translates to MKTALYSRHCDLKAKIVDFAGWEMPIQYRGILAEHQTVRQAVGLFDVSHMGRIKVSGKDAERFLDYLSTNRITGKAPNSATYAVWCHQNGGCVDDVIIYRIDATHFFVIVNASNRQKDLEHLQQQSKGFEVAIESCFEDGAIIALQGPKAHDLMSIFFPQASNLKPMSFIEVEELGRPLVLSRTGYTGAGGFELYGSNDQIVSLWDRLLAKGGIFGIEPIGLGARDTLRLEMGFALYGHELSDVIAPSESVSAWTIKWDKPDFAGKEALVRLQSNPSKRSAYGVKLLNPGIARQGYAVFKEGVRIGEVTSGSLAPTLNQAIALILVDSPLQIGELVDIQIRQTICHAEVVQLPFVRKNA, encoded by the coding sequence ATGAAAACTGCTTTGTATAGCCGGCACTGTGATTTGAAAGCAAAAATAGTCGATTTTGCTGGTTGGGAAATGCCCATTCAGTATAGAGGGATTTTAGCTGAGCATCAAACAGTGAGGCAAGCAGTTGGATTATTCGATGTCTCGCATATGGGACGGATCAAAGTTAGTGGAAAAGATGCCGAGCGTTTTTTGGATTATCTGTCGACCAATCGCATCACGGGCAAAGCTCCCAATAGCGCTACTTACGCTGTTTGGTGCCACCAAAATGGCGGATGTGTCGATGATGTTATCATCTATCGCATAGATGCCACCCATTTTTTTGTCATCGTCAATGCAAGCAATCGCCAGAAAGATTTAGAGCATCTGCAGCAACAGTCAAAAGGATTTGAGGTTGCCATCGAAAGCTGCTTTGAGGATGGCGCTATCATCGCACTGCAAGGACCGAAGGCTCACGATTTGATGAGCATTTTTTTTCCTCAGGCCTCGAACTTAAAACCCATGAGTTTTATTGAAGTCGAGGAACTTGGGCGCCCGCTGGTTTTATCTCGTACAGGTTATACAGGAGCCGGTGGATTTGAGCTTTATGGATCCAATGACCAGATTGTTTCACTTTGGGACCGTTTGTTAGCTAAAGGAGGGATCTTTGGTATCGAGCCAATTGGGCTAGGTGCCCGCGATACACTGCGTTTAGAAATGGGATTTGCCCTATATGGGCATGAGCTGTCCGATGTCATTGCTCCAAGCGAAAGCGTATCGGCTTGGACCATCAAGTGGGATAAGCCAGACTTTGCAGGCAAAGAGGCTTTAGTTCGGCTGCAATCAAACCCATCGAAGCGATCTGCTTATGGAGTCAAGCTATTAAACCCTGGCATCGCAAGGCAGGGATATGCAGTATTCAAAGAAGGGGTCCGTATTGGAGAAGTCACATCAGGTTCTTTGGCTCCTACTTTGAATCAAGCAATCGCGCTCATATTAGTCGACTCTCCATTGCAAATCGGAGAGCTTGTCGACATTCAAATTCGTCAAACGATATGCCACGCAGAAGTGGTTCAATTGCCTTTTGTGAGGAAAAACGCATGA
- the gcvPB gene encoding aminomethyl-transferring glycine dehydrogenase subunit GcvPB, translated as MTKTIFEKTQPEQHAYSLPKNTQAFQAFQPPQAYLRQTNLPLPEVSEIDLTRHFAGLAKRNMGIDTHFYPLGSCTMKLNPRINEWCASLPGFTRTHPLAPDQMVQGNLQIIVELIQLLCEVSGMTAGSLVPNAGAQGEFAGIQMIAAYHQEQGDFERDELLIPDNAHGTNPATATMAGFKTIPIKTNAQGDLDLEHLKSLVSHKTAGLMLTNPNTLGLFSSVIKDIAAIVHQAGGFLYYDGANLNSILNVARPGDMGFDVMHINLHKTFSTPHGGGGPGSGPILCNDRLKPFLPVPQVEKVGKEYQMKWHATLSMGQLASFHGNFAIYLRAYLYAKLHGHYGLRRIAEVAVLNANYLKHKIQKLFTVPFSEFCMHEFVVQADNYLDKGIKALDIAKRLLDYGVHAPTVYFPLIIKECMLIEPTESESKDTLDHFVAILAQIVEEIHRDPSIVKTAPHHQSVSRLDEVLAAKKPILKHSS; from the coding sequence ATGACAAAAACGATTTTTGAGAAAACTCAGCCTGAACAACATGCTTACAGCCTGCCAAAGAACACGCAGGCTTTTCAAGCCTTTCAGCCGCCTCAGGCCTATTTGCGTCAAACAAACCTTCCCTTGCCAGAGGTGTCCGAGATCGATCTTACACGACACTTTGCCGGTTTGGCAAAGCGCAACATGGGAATTGACACTCATTTTTATCCCCTCGGCAGCTGTACCATGAAGCTTAATCCGCGCATTAATGAATGGTGCGCGAGTTTGCCCGGTTTTACTCGTACCCATCCGCTTGCACCCGATCAAATGGTACAAGGTAATTTACAGATTATCGTAGAGCTTATACAGCTCTTATGCGAAGTGAGCGGCATGACGGCCGGATCGCTCGTGCCCAATGCCGGCGCTCAGGGTGAATTTGCTGGGATCCAAATGATTGCAGCTTATCATCAAGAGCAGGGAGATTTTGAGCGGGACGAGCTACTTATTCCCGACAATGCCCATGGAACGAATCCCGCCACTGCGACAATGGCAGGATTTAAGACGATTCCGATTAAAACTAATGCTCAAGGGGACTTAGATCTTGAGCATCTAAAGAGCCTGGTTTCGCATAAGACAGCCGGGTTAATGCTCACCAATCCCAATACACTCGGGCTCTTCAGCTCGGTTATTAAAGATATTGCCGCTATTGTTCACCAAGCTGGCGGTTTTCTCTACTACGATGGAGCCAATCTCAACTCTATTTTAAATGTGGCCCGTCCAGGCGACATGGGATTCGATGTCATGCACATCAATTTGCATAAAACCTTTTCAACCCCGCATGGAGGGGGAGGGCCAGGATCTGGACCCATTCTTTGCAACGATCGCTTAAAACCCTTTTTACCTGTTCCTCAAGTCGAAAAAGTAGGTAAAGAGTACCAAATGAAGTGGCATGCGACTTTAAGCATGGGGCAATTGGCTTCTTTTCACGGCAATTTTGCCATTTATCTAAGGGCTTATCTCTATGCCAAACTACATGGTCACTACGGCTTAAGACGCATAGCCGAAGTAGCGGTCCTCAATGCCAATTATCTCAAGCATAAGATTCAAAAGCTCTTTACAGTTCCTTTTTCAGAGTTTTGCATGCATGAGTTTGTCGTGCAGGCCGATAACTATTTGGATAAGGGAATCAAGGCGCTCGACATTGCCAAGCGACTATTGGACTATGGCGTGCACGCTCCAACAGTTTATTTTCCATTGATTATCAAAGAGTGCATGTTGATCGAACCAACCGAAAGTGAATCGAAAGATACTTTGGATCACTTTGTTGCCATTTTAGCGCAGATAGTGGAAGAAATTCATCGCGATCCATCGATTGTGAAGACAGCACCTCATCATCAATCTGTCAGCCGCTTGGATGAGGTATTAGCTGCCAA
- a CDS encoding sugar-binding protein: protein MFENTPFSLNPLEFFGLACDCRYLTKKDQAPSFSTHLLPDTTRLSHEYGFAKVAMGWHEEGLSLQIQVDQAFTRAAYPDFLRGDSVELFVDTRDLKSAGFNTRFCHHFFFLPQAVDGHLCGEVTHFRTEDNHPLCDPQALQTQTQLGRDSYKMKIFIPTQCLYGYDPRQFDRLGFTYRINRVGGQSQHFSVVSQDFQVDQQPSLWGSIRLVT, encoded by the coding sequence ATGTTTGAAAACACCCCTTTTTCCCTCAACCCCCTTGAATTCTTTGGATTGGCATGCGACTGCCGCTATCTGACCAAGAAAGATCAAGCCCCTTCTTTTTCGACACATCTTTTGCCTGATACGACTCGTTTGAGTCATGAATATGGTTTTGCAAAAGTGGCGATGGGATGGCATGAAGAAGGTCTTTCGTTACAGATCCAAGTGGATCAAGCATTCACAAGAGCGGCATATCCAGATTTCCTTCGTGGCGACAGCGTTGAGTTATTCGTCGATACCAGAGATTTGAAATCGGCTGGTTTCAATACCCGTTTCTGCCATCATTTTTTCTTTCTTCCCCAGGCTGTAGATGGCCATCTTTGTGGAGAGGTCACTCACTTTAGAACAGAAGATAATCATCCGCTATGTGATCCACAAGCTCTTCAGACTCAAACGCAATTGGGCAGAGACTCTTATAAGATGAAAATTTTTATTCCCACTCAATGCCTATATGGTTATGATCCTAGGCAATTTGATCGTTTGGGCTTTACCTATCGCATCAACCGAGTCGGAGGGCAGTCACAGCACTTTTCTGTCGTCTCCCAAGATTTCCAGGTGGACCAACAGCCCTCTTTGTGGGGTTCAATAAGGCTTGTAACATGA
- the gcvH gene encoding glycine cleavage system protein GcvH: MKYTDSHEWIILETAELARIGVTNYAQKELGDIVYVELPSVGKTVNAGQEVVVLESTKAAADVYSPVSGEIVEINPNLSSQPELINQSPEQNGWLLKVRLSNPSELDLLMDQTTYQAMLNGA, encoded by the coding sequence ATGAAGTATACAGATTCGCATGAATGGATTATTTTGGAAACGGCTGAATTGGCACGCATAGGTGTCACCAACTATGCTCAAAAAGAGTTAGGAGACATTGTTTATGTTGAATTGCCGTCAGTTGGCAAAACAGTCAATGCAGGCCAGGAAGTTGTTGTTTTGGAATCGACCAAAGCAGCCGCCGATGTTTATTCACCAGTCAGCGGTGAAATTGTAGAGATCAATCCAAATTTATCGAGCCAGCCAGAACTGATCAATCAATCTCCTGAACAAAATGGATGGTTGCTAAAAGTACGCTTGTCGAATCCTTCTGAGCTAGATCTTCTCATGGATCAAACTACCTATCAAGCGATGTTGAACGGAGCTTAA
- the gcvPA gene encoding aminomethyl-transferring glycine dehydrogenase subunit GcvPA: MDFISNKTPQIEAMLAEIGIQKIEELFASIPASLIIKPPAIDDGLSEYEGLRLMEDLAARNTFSSFDSYLGAGAYEHHVPALVGAVCSKSEFLTAYTPYQAEASQGMLQIIFEFQSAICALTGMDVANASVYDGASACAEAMLMALRHSKGRSKLLIADTLHPHYKGVIEQYLKSQNCQIEFIPYSHEGILDEAFLKAHLDEQTAAVIVQSPNFCGTLEDVKRISAAAKEKGALSILCANPIAYGLFASAAEQGADIAVGDCQPLGLSLSFGGPYAGYMACRQELVRQLPGRIVGETVDTQGRRGFVLTLQAREQHIRREKATSNICTNQALAALASLVAILWYGKEGMKALALTNYQRTAYLKQQLSQLPGIKVWNRVPSFNEFVVDFKRPVTQVVEHFRQAGIEPGIELRRYFPALETCLLLAVTETKSQEQLDRFVRAAKELV, encoded by the coding sequence ATGGATTTTATTTCAAATAAGACTCCCCAAATTGAGGCAATGCTGGCTGAGATAGGTATTCAGAAGATTGAAGAATTATTTGCATCCATTCCAGCGTCTTTAATCATAAAGCCTCCAGCCATTGATGACGGCTTATCTGAGTATGAAGGCCTTCGCTTGATGGAGGATCTGGCTGCTCGCAACACTTTCTCCTCTTTTGATAGCTATCTTGGAGCTGGTGCCTATGAACATCACGTACCGGCTTTGGTTGGAGCTGTCTGCAGCAAATCTGAGTTTTTGACGGCTTATACTCCTTACCAGGCGGAAGCCTCGCAAGGCATGCTTCAGATTATCTTTGAATTTCAATCAGCCATTTGTGCGCTAACTGGAATGGATGTTGCTAATGCATCTGTCTACGATGGTGCATCAGCTTGTGCAGAAGCGATGCTTATGGCTTTGCGCCACAGCAAAGGGCGTTCAAAACTATTGATTGCCGACACACTGCATCCGCACTATAAGGGTGTGATTGAGCAGTATCTCAAGAGTCAAAATTGCCAGATTGAATTCATCCCCTATTCCCATGAAGGAATTTTAGACGAAGCCTTTTTAAAGGCCCACCTTGATGAGCAGACGGCTGCTGTTATCGTTCAATCACCCAACTTTTGTGGAACTTTGGAAGATGTTAAGCGCATCTCGGCAGCAGCGAAAGAAAAAGGTGCTTTATCCATCTTGTGCGCCAATCCAATCGCTTACGGGCTATTTGCTTCTGCTGCCGAACAAGGGGCCGATATTGCCGTTGGCGACTGCCAGCCCTTAGGACTCTCCCTTTCATTTGGAGGGCCTTATGCGGGCTATATGGCTTGCAGGCAAGAGCTTGTCAGACAATTGCCGGGACGTATTGTGGGCGAAACAGTAGATACTCAAGGAAGGCGCGGCTTTGTCTTGACTCTTCAGGCCCGAGAGCAGCACATAAGAAGGGAAAAGGCGACGTCTAATATTTGCACGAATCAAGCGTTAGCTGCGCTCGCAAGCTTAGTCGCAATCTTATGGTATGGCAAAGAGGGGATGAAGGCGTTAGCCTTAACCAATTATCAGCGGACGGCTTATTTAAAGCAGCAGTTGAGCCAGCTGCCTGGCATTAAAGTGTGGAATCGCGTGCCTTCCTTTAATGAATTTGTGGTTGATTTCAAACGTCCTGTGACTCAAGTTGTCGAGCATTTTAGGCAGGCTGGAATTGAGCCTGGAATTGAGCTGAGACGTTATTTCCCGGCTTTAGAGACTTGCCTTCTCCTTGCTGTGACCGAAACGAAAAGCCAGGAGCAGCTTGATCGATTTGTACGGGCGGCAAAAGAGTTAGTTTAA